Proteins encoded in a region of the Massilia sp. UMI-21 genome:
- a CDS encoding M13 family metallopeptidase, which yields MKTSWTLNKTALALALYGAVAVAPAHAAGQAAADAAAETATKPAARPAAATVLPGDDFYAYANGEWMSKTDIPADRGAWGSMYALAEETNARIVKLIQEAAANKSASPEARKVADFYTAYMNEAAIEAAGLAALKPRLDKIGAIKDRASLSRVLGEFLRADVDPLNATNFNTPNLFGVWINQGLTDPAHNLPYILQGGLGLPDRAYYLDDSPKMAELRTKYQQYIGDMLKLAGHDHAEARAAKIFALETELAESHATREESADILKANNPWAMKDFKAKAPGMDWKAFMQGAHLAGQDRFIAYHPGAIKGAAEQVAATDLATWKDYLAFHSLNQFASTLPKAYGDLRFAFYGKGLTGSPQQSPRWKRALSATNTAMDEAVGKMYVAKYFPAENKADIQKMVANIKQAFERRIDKLDWMAPSTRAQAKEKVRTMYVGIGYPDTWTSYAGLQVKPGDALGNVMRAQEFHYGQQLAKLGQKPKKTDWAMPPQLVNAVNLPLQNALNFPAAILQPPFYDPKASSAHNYGALGSVIGHEISHSFDDMGAQFDAQGRLRDWWTKEDLAHFKQASQKLVEQYNGYKPFDDLAVNGQLTLSENLSDLAGLAAAYDAFKSSPGGKAVGAEADRAFFTGFAQSWRTKMREASMRRAVLTDGHAPGQYRTYTVRNLDPWYKAFDVQPGQQLYLAPEQRVRVW from the coding sequence ATGAAAACCAGCTGGACCTTGAACAAGACCGCCCTCGCCCTGGCGCTGTACGGCGCCGTTGCCGTCGCGCCGGCCCACGCGGCCGGGCAGGCCGCCGCCGACGCTGCCGCCGAAACTGCCACCAAGCCCGCCGCCAGGCCGGCCGCCGCCACCGTGCTGCCGGGCGACGACTTCTATGCCTATGCCAACGGCGAGTGGATGAGCAAGACGGACATCCCGGCCGACCGCGGCGCCTGGGGTTCGATGTATGCGCTGGCCGAGGAGACCAATGCCCGCATCGTCAAGCTGATCCAGGAAGCGGCCGCGAACAAATCCGCCTCGCCGGAAGCGCGCAAGGTGGCCGACTTCTATACCGCCTACATGAACGAAGCGGCGATCGAGGCGGCCGGCCTGGCCGCGCTCAAGCCGCGCCTGGATAAAATCGGGGCGATCAAGGACCGCGCCAGCCTGTCGCGCGTGCTGGGCGAGTTCCTGCGCGCCGACGTCGACCCGCTCAATGCCACCAATTTCAATACCCCGAACCTGTTCGGCGTGTGGATCAACCAGGGACTGACCGACCCGGCACACAACCTGCCCTACATCCTGCAAGGCGGCCTCGGCCTGCCGGACCGCGCCTACTACCTGGACGACAGTCCGAAGATGGCCGAGCTGCGCACCAAGTACCAGCAGTACATCGGCGACATGCTCAAGCTGGCCGGCCACGACCATGCCGAGGCGCGCGCCGCGAAGATCTTTGCACTGGAAACCGAACTGGCCGAGAGCCACGCCACCCGCGAAGAATCGGCCGACATCCTGAAGGCCAACAATCCCTGGGCCATGAAGGATTTCAAGGCCAAGGCCCCGGGCATGGACTGGAAAGCCTTCATGCAGGGCGCGCACCTGGCAGGCCAGGACCGCTTCATCGCCTACCACCCGGGCGCGATCAAGGGCGCTGCCGAGCAGGTTGCCGCCACTGACCTGGCCACCTGGAAAGACTACCTGGCCTTCCACAGCCTGAACCAGTTCGCCAGCACGCTGCCCAAGGCCTATGGCGACTTGCGCTTCGCGTTCTACGGCAAGGGCCTGACCGGTTCGCCGCAGCAGTCGCCGCGCTGGAAGCGCGCCCTGTCGGCCACCAATACCGCGATGGACGAAGCGGTCGGCAAGATGTATGTCGCCAAGTACTTCCCGGCCGAGAACAAGGCGGACATCCAGAAGATGGTCGCCAACATCAAGCAGGCCTTCGAGCGCCGTATCGACAAGCTCGACTGGATGGCGCCATCGACCCGCGCCCAGGCCAAGGAAAAGGTGCGCACCATGTACGTGGGCATCGGTTATCCGGATACCTGGACATCGTACGCCGGCCTGCAGGTCAAGCCTGGCGATGCACTGGGCAATGTGATGCGTGCCCAGGAATTCCATTACGGCCAGCAGCTCGCCAAGCTCGGCCAGAAGCCGAAGAAGACCGACTGGGCCATGCCGCCGCAGCTGGTCAATGCGGTCAACCTGCCGCTGCAGAACGCGCTGAACTTCCCGGCCGCGATCCTGCAGCCGCCGTTCTACGACCCGAAGGCATCGAGCGCCCACAACTATGGCGCACTCGGCTCGGTGATCGGCCACGAGATCAGCCACAGCTTCGACGACATGGGCGCCCAGTTCGACGCCCAGGGCCGCCTGCGCGACTGGTGGACCAAGGAAGACCTGGCGCACTTCAAGCAGGCCTCGCAGAAGCTGGTGGAACAGTACAACGGCTACAAGCCCTTCGACGACCTGGCGGTGAACGGCCAGCTGACGCTGAGCGAGAACCTGTCCGACCTGGCCGGCCTGGCCGCGGCCTACGACGCCTTCAAGTCCTCGCCGGGCGGCAAGGCGGTCGGCGCCGAGGCGGACCGTGCGTTCTTCACCGGCTTCGCGCAGAGCTGGCGCACCAAGATGCGCGAAGCCTCGATGCGCCGTGCCGTGCTCACCGACGGCCACGCGCCGGGCCAGTACCGCACCTACACCGTGCGCAACCTGGACCCGTGGTACAAGGCCTTCGACGTGCAGCCGGGGCAGCAGCTGTACCTGGCGCCGGAGCAGCGCGTGCGGGTCTGGTAA
- a CDS encoding class I SAM-dependent methyltransferase, whose translation MNPDDIARRTLAHYEHNAEAFFAGTIDHDVSQNIDALLGAIDGPAPWTILDLGCGPGRDLKTFAERGHTAIGLDGSSRFADMARQYSGCDVWHQDFLHLDLPPAMFDGVFANASLFHVPSAELPGVLTQLFGTLKPGGALFSSNPRGDNREGWNGPRYGSYHDYAAWERYLTAAGFIPLHHYYRPPGLPREQQAWLASVWRKPAP comes from the coding sequence ATGAACCCAGACGACATCGCGCGCCGCACCCTGGCGCACTACGAGCACAACGCCGAGGCCTTCTTCGCCGGCACCATCGACCACGACGTCAGCCAGAACATCGACGCCTTGCTCGGCGCCATCGACGGCCCGGCGCCCTGGACGATCCTCGACCTCGGCTGCGGCCCGGGCCGCGACCTCAAGACCTTTGCCGAACGCGGCCACACGGCCATCGGCCTGGACGGCAGCAGCCGTTTCGCCGACATGGCGCGCCAGTACAGCGGGTGCGACGTCTGGCACCAGGACTTCCTGCACCTCGACCTGCCACCGGCCATGTTCGACGGCGTGTTCGCCAACGCCTCCCTGTTCCACGTCCCCAGTGCCGAGTTGCCCGGCGTGCTGACCCAACTCTTCGGCACACTGAAGCCGGGTGGCGCCTTGTTCAGCTCGAACCCGCGCGGCGACAACCGCGAAGGCTGGAACGGCCCGCGCTACGGCAGTTACCACGACTACGCGGCCTGGGAGCGCTACCTGACGGCGGCAGGTTTTATTCCTCTGCATCATTACTACCGCCCACCCGGCCTGCCGCGCGAGCAGCAAGCCTGGCTGGCCAGCGTCTGGCGCAAGCCCGCTCCCTAG
- a CDS encoding CsbD family protein, with translation MNEDQIKGKAKDIGGKVQEKVGEATGSRQQQREGVSNQAEGKVQEKAGDVKDVFKGNN, from the coding sequence ATGAACGAGGATCAAATCAAGGGCAAGGCCAAGGACATCGGCGGCAAGGTGCAGGAAAAGGTGGGTGAAGCCACCGGCAGCCGCCAGCAGCAACGCGAAGGCGTATCGAACCAGGCCGAAGGCAAGGTGCAGGAAAAGGCAGGCGACGTGAAGGACGTCTTCAAAGGCAATAACTGA
- a CDS encoding AI-2E family transporter: MNENRNEHAAEAPPAQRRVAKRVTMISGIAILFIALAAAVVLAADALLLIFACILCAILLYKLSDMLAQRFHLHRRVALVIVVVALLAIVGIGSWAMAPQVSEQSSKLAKEIPAAVERLKTTVEQHPLMRRVVAELPPPEQIVEQMDNMVPNAGLFFGGVIGALGNVVIILFVGIYFAASPHTYTTGAIRLIPKTRRSRAREVQQELGHTLASWLLGKAASMLIVGVATSVGLSMLGVPLPLILGIIAGLLDFIPYLGPVMAGVPAVLLALSISPELALYTVLLFVGIQLVEGYLLQPLIEARAVDMPPALVVVMQLIFGTLFGFAGVALATPLAAALSVLVKMLYIEDVLGDRPAHKRSPA; this comes from the coding sequence ATGAACGAAAACCGGAACGAACACGCCGCCGAAGCACCGCCCGCGCAACGCCGGGTTGCCAAGCGGGTCACCATGATCAGCGGGATCGCCATCCTCTTCATCGCCCTCGCCGCCGCGGTCGTGCTGGCCGCCGATGCATTGCTGCTGATCTTTGCCTGCATCCTGTGCGCCATTCTTCTCTACAAGTTGAGTGACATGCTGGCGCAACGCTTCCACCTGCATCGACGTGTCGCGCTGGTGATTGTCGTGGTCGCACTGCTGGCCATCGTCGGGATCGGCAGCTGGGCCATGGCACCGCAGGTTTCCGAGCAGTCCAGCAAGCTGGCCAAGGAAATACCGGCTGCGGTCGAGCGCTTGAAGACGACGGTCGAGCAGCACCCACTCATGAGGCGCGTCGTGGCGGAGTTGCCGCCGCCCGAGCAGATCGTGGAGCAAATGGACAATATGGTGCCGAACGCGGGCCTGTTCTTCGGCGGCGTGATCGGCGCACTGGGCAACGTCGTCATCATCCTGTTCGTAGGCATCTATTTTGCGGCGAGTCCGCATACCTACACGACCGGCGCGATCCGCCTGATTCCCAAGACCAGGCGCAGTCGCGCGCGCGAAGTGCAGCAGGAGCTCGGTCACACGCTGGCCAGCTGGCTGCTGGGCAAGGCGGCGTCGATGCTGATCGTCGGCGTGGCGACCTCGGTCGGCCTGAGCATGCTGGGTGTGCCGCTGCCGCTGATTCTCGGCATCATTGCCGGCCTGCTCGACTTCATCCCCTATCTCGGCCCGGTGATGGCGGGCGTGCCGGCGGTGCTGCTGGCGCTGTCGATCAGCCCCGAGCTGGCGCTCTACACCGTGCTGTTGTTCGTCGGTATCCAGCTGGTCGAGGGCTACCTGTTGCAGCCGCTGATCGAAGCCAGGGCGGTGGACATGCCGCCGGCGCTGGTGGTCGTGATGCAGCTGATCTTCGGGACCCTGTTCGGCTTTGCCGGGGTGGCGCTGGCGACGCCGCTGGCGGCGGCGCTGTCGGTGCTGGTCAAGATGCTGTACATCGAAGACGTGCTGGGCGACCGGCCGGCGCACAAGCGCAGTCCGGCCTAG
- a CDS encoding CsbD family protein: protein MNENQVKGKLKEVGGKIQEEFGDAIDSPTQEAKGQATKVEGQAQKKVGDAQEKVEDKLDDVARRPL, encoded by the coding sequence ATCAACGAAAATCAAGTCAAGGGCAAACTGAAAGAAGTCGGTGGCAAGATCCAGGAAGAATTCGGTGATGCGATCGACAGCCCAACCCAGGAAGCCAAGGGCCAAGCGACCAAGGTCGAAGGCCAGGCTCAGAAGAAGGTGGGCGATGCACAGGAAAAAGTGGAAGACAAGCTGGACGACGTCGCGCGCCGCCCACTCTGA